The region AGTATCCGCATATCAGCGGTGACACCTTGCCAGTAAGCCACGTCCTTCTCCGACTTTTTACCATACTCTGTGATGGCACCCACCCATTGCCGATAACTGCTGGTTTTTTCTGGTAAGCTTTGCCCTGTTAGCAGTAGACGCATGTCATCGGCAATAATTCGCCACGACACCGCATCAATAATCAAATGATGAAGTGCAAAGAAAAGACGTGAGCGGCCATCTTCATAGCCTGTCAGCTCTGCAGCCTGCCATAAAGGCCCTGCATCAAGTGCAAAGTCACTCTGCCAAGTCGTTAGTTGCTGATGCAACTCATCATCTGACAACTCACTGACATCACAACTCACTAAAGGTGCCATGGCGCTGCGGGCATCATAACGCTGACCTCTTGATGGTGAAGAGGTAAAGCGAGTACGCAAGACATCATGCTGCTCCGCTAAACTTTCTAGCGCCCTTTCGATGGCAGACAGTGTCACACCTTGAGGTAGCTGCACCATAAAGGCTTGATTCCAGTGATGCTCACTCGCCCATACCCCCATCAAAGAACCATTGCTGAATTGGCAATAAATCAAACTCACCTTCAAGCACGCCTTGCTCGGCAACAATTTCAACCGCTGAGGCTTCTTTTTCTAATGCAGATGCCAATTGCGCCACCGTAGGTGCATCAAAAATCACCTTAACCTGCAAGCTAAAGCCTGCTTGACGTAGTTTAGATACCAGCTGAATACTGATTATCGAATCACCACCACTGCGGAAGAAGTTATCGTGTATCCCCACTCGCTCAAGACCCAACACCGACTGCCAAATCTCACACAGCCGAGTCTCAAGCTCATTGCGGGGTGCAGTGTAATTGTCCCTATTAACCCAAGTCGGCTCAGGTAAAGCCCGCCTGTCTAGCTTACCGTTAATCGTTAATGGAACAGCATCAATATCTGTGAACGTCGCCGGCACCATGTATTCGGGTAAGCTTTGAGCCAGAGACGCCATGACGCTATCAATGTCCAGAACATGACCCTTTGTTAACATCACATACGCCGCTAAGTACTTAGCCCCATCACGTTCACGGTCTATCACCACAGCTTGCTTCACGCTATCGAGGAGTGATAACGCCGTTTCAATTTCACCTAGCTCAATCCGGTAGCCACGGATCTTGACCTGGCTATCGTTACGGCCTAAATACTCCAAATGACCATCGGCTAAGTAACGTACCAAATCACCCGTTTTGTATAAACGCGTATACCCTTTTTCGATGTCTTCAGCCGTGGCAAACGGGTTTTTAATAAAGCTCGCCGCTGTTAAGTCTGGGCGATTAAGATACCCGCGCGCCAAACCTGCGCCACCGATGTAAAGCTCACCAGCCCCCCCAAGAGCAACAGGTTGCAAGCTAGTATTTAAAACATATAGCAGTGTATTATCTATTGCTTTTCCTATTTGAATATCATTGAAATCTTTAAGTAAGTTCTGCGTCACGCATACAGTTCCTTCTGTTGGGCCATATTGATTAAATGTCACCTTAGCAGGCAAGCAAGCTAATGCGTTTAACACATCCCCTCCCGTATGCAGCACCTGCAAGCTAGAATCTTTCAGCTCTTTCGCCATATGATTAACAATAACTGTAGGGATAAAGGCCTTATCGATCTGATACTCGTTGATCATTTTCAATAAAATTTCAGGATTTTTTTGAGCATGCTTAAGCACTATATGTAACGAAGCCCCTGAAAATAAACATGGAAAAAGTTCATAAACCGACGCATCAAAAACATAATTAGAAAAAAGTAATACTTTTGTATCTGCTGATATTTCATGCGTTTTAATTATAAATTGAGATAGGTTCACAACTCCCCTATGCTCAATCATCACCCCCTTTGGTTTCCCCGTCGTCCCAGAGGTGTAAATCACATAGGCCAAATCGTTAGCTGTGCTGACTAGGTTTGGTCTTTGGGTTGGCATACTTTCATAACTCGAAGACAAGTCTGCTGACAACAAACTCATATCATCACCCAGAGCAGTTAGCGTCTCAAGATATTGTGACTGCGTCACCACCATCTTGGCATCGGTATCGGTTAAGATGAACTGAGTTCGCTCTGCTGGGTACTCCGGCGAAATAGGCACATACGCACCACCCGCTTTCAGCACCGCTAAAATACTAATCACCATCTCCAGACTTCTGTCCAAATACAGTGGAATTAAGGTATCGGCCTTAAGCTCGTGACCACAGATATCGAGGTGTGTCTGACGGATGCTGTGGGCTAATTGATTGGCTCTTTCATTTAATTCAGCATAGGTGAGCTGCTTGTCTTCAAACACTAAAGCAATGTTATCCGGTGTTTTCGACACCTGCTCATCAAACAACTGATGCAAGGTTTTATCGCTTGGATATGGCGCCTCAGTGTCGTTAAAGCTGTGCAGCAAGGTATTGCGTTCATCCTCACTGATAAAAGATAATGACTGACATAACTGCGCGGGCTTGGCGGCGATTGAGCTTAAGATACACTCAAGCTGATTAAGCAGACGTGTGGCATCCTGGATGCTCAACCAAGCTTCACTAAATCCAAGGTTAACCGTTAAGCTATCCCCTTCCTCAAAAGCTATCACCGACAGCGGATAATCCACTTTCTCTACCGCATCACGGAAAGCTAAATTAGATTCAATCCCAGTATTAAGCTCATCCACCTCCGACAGCGGATAGTTTTCAAACACAAACAAGCTATGGAACAATCGCTCACCGTCTTGTTGCAGACTCGCTAGCGACACTGCACTGTGACTGTTCAACGCCGCAATATCTTTTTGAATCGCTTTTAAGCTAGCGCCAACCGTTAACTCGGCTTGCTCCCAATCAACCATCAATGGCAAGGTATTAATATACAGCCCAACGCTTGACTCAATCCCTTCAACCGGCACATCTCGACCCGATACCGTGGTCCCCACGATTGTTTGACTATCACCACTGTAGGTTTGCAGTAACTTATGCCAAGCAAACTGCAAAGCAACATTTAAGGTCACCCCTTGCGCTTTACACATCGTGGTCAATTGCTTGTAGGCTTGACCTTCCACCTTAAATGCTTGCCCTGCCGGCTCATCCACAGCCTTAACCTGAGATAAGTCCACCTTATGAGTGAGCAGGTTAGATAAATCATTCGCGCCTTGATATTGCGCCTTCACCTCTGACCAATACATATCAGTGTCAGCTTGAGTATGACGATAATATTCTTGCGCAGCCAAATACGCCTTGTCCACCTCGATACGCGGCGCCTCACCTGCCATTAACTGATTGTAATAACCATGCACCGTATCCATCAACACAGGCACACTCCAGCCATCAATAATGCTGTGATGCTCACTTTTTAATACCGTAAACAAGTCATCCGCTTGCTTAATAATCGTAAAACGGACTAACCCCGGCTGAGTTAAATCAAAACCAACAGCCCTATCTTCTTGCTGTATCTCAATGATGACTTGTTCACGCGCCTCAAGCGATAAATGGCTAATATCTTTAACAGTGAAATTATCTTTATTAATACTCGCACCACGGGTTGTCACCTGCAGCATCTCTCCTTGCCAATCAAAAGCTGTGCGAAGGATTGG is a window of Shewanella sp. VB17 DNA encoding:
- a CDS encoding non-ribosomal peptide synthetase; protein product: MSLIYCQFSNGSLMGVWASEHHWNQAFMVQLPQGVTLSAIERALESLAEQHDVLRTRFTSSPSRGQRYDARSTMAPLVSCDVSELSDDELHQQLTTWQSDFALDAGPLWQAAELTGYEDGRSRLFFALHHLIIDAVSWRIIADDMRLLLTGQSLPEKTSSYRQWVGAITEYGKKSEKDVAYWQGVTADMRILPELSEPQTQGVMLSHELTETLLREANSGYHTEINDLLLSALTIALQSTFGESVNHIVLEGHGRESIDETLDVSQTVGWFTSMYPVKLDAYETAAETIIHTKEMLRAIPDKGLGYGALRQVGRVAGQLPEVSFNYLGQLGESSVSGAELDWSLVSTDVGVQVSFDNEDDLALNINGAVQQGVLGFSIISRLSQGQTALFVADFEAALTMVINTAKQQAQLGGLKTPSDYGLDKFSVSELYRLQGQYDIEAIYPATSLQQGFIYHHISQPDDDAYRVQMLFDYQRALDLDNYQEAWRLASIRFPILRTAFDWQGEMLQVTTRGASINKDNFTVKDISHLSLEAREQVIIEIQQEDRAVGFDLTQPGLVRFTIIKQADDLFTVLKSEHHSIIDGWSVPVLMDTVHGYYNQLMAGEAPRIEVDKAYLAAQEYYRHTQADTDMYWSEVKAQYQGANDLSNLLTHKVDLSQVKAVDEPAGQAFKVEGQAYKQLTTMCKAQGVTLNVALQFAWHKLLQTYSGDSQTIVGTTVSGRDVPVEGIESSVGLYINTLPLMVDWEQAELTVGASLKAIQKDIAALNSHSAVSLASLQQDGERLFHSLFVFENYPLSEVDELNTGIESNLAFRDAVEKVDYPLSVIAFEEGDSLTVNLGFSEAWLSIQDATRLLNQLECILSSIAAKPAQLCQSLSFISEDERNTLLHSFNDTEAPYPSDKTLHQLFDEQVSKTPDNIALVFEDKQLTYAELNERANQLAHSIRQTHLDICGHELKADTLIPLYLDRSLEMVISILAVLKAGGAYVPISPEYPAERTQFILTDTDAKMVVTQSQYLETLTALGDDMSLLSADLSSSYESMPTQRPNLVSTANDLAYVIYTSGTTGKPKGVMIEHRGVVNLSQFIIKTHEISADTKVLLFSNYVFDASVYELFPCLFSGASLHIVLKHAQKNPEILLKMINEYQIDKAFIPTVIVNHMAKELKDSSLQVLHTGGDVLNALACLPAKVTFNQYGPTEGTVCVTQNLLKDFNDIQIGKAIDNTLLYVLNTSLQPVALGGAGELYIGGAGLARGYLNRPDLTAASFIKNPFATAEDIEKGYTRLYKTGDLVRYLADGHLEYLGRNDSQVKIRGYRIELGEIETALSLLDSVKQAVVIDRERDGAKYLAAYVMLTKGHVLDIDSVMASLAQSLPEYMVPATFTDIDAVPLTINGKLDRRALPEPTWVNRDNYTAPRNELETRLCEIWQSVLGLERVGIHDNFFRSGGDSIISIQLVSKLRQAGFSLQVKVIFDAPTVAQLASALEKEASAVEIVAEQGVLEGEFDLLPIQQWFFDGGMGE